CCGCAGGGAGTAACCCAGGAGATCGGGGAGGAGGTACAGGGCCAGCAACTGCTGAGAACCAGGTAGAGGCAGGTCAAGGAGATGAAATGGGCAGGGGGGTGGTGATTTTACAGTGTCTACGGGGTCATTCTCTAAGGACGTTGAAATTAAGTAGACTAGTTGATGAGGTGGAAAGAAGGGCTGAGCCATTTGAGGTTCTTTGCAGAATGAGTGTCGAGGATAGCTTGTGGCTGCATGAGTGACACAATGGTATTGAAAGGTGGTATAGACCTTGGGCAATACCTGAGAAACCTGTTACACCTTTTGTTGTCTGCAGAGTGGAAGGAGCAGTTAGCCAGGAGGGTGGATGGGACAAGAAGCAGCACAGCCCCTCAGGACAGCTGATATGGAGGAGGGGGAGCCACTGACCTGAATCTGTGCTTTTTTTCAATGGCACCTGCTGGAGAGCGTGCAGTCCCTGAAACACTGGGCCTTTCTGGGCAGAGTCATGGCCCAGGGGGCAGGTGTGGTCTCCAGCAGCCCCCATCAGTCTGGGCCCCCAGGTCACTGCAGACCTGCCCCCGTGGACCAGGTGATCTGGAAGTATGGGTGGCTGTGGGGGGATGTTTGAGGTATTGTGGCCACGAGGTTGCTGCTCAGGGTATCCTGCTTTTCCTTGCCCTGCTCCAGTCcctgaaaaggaaggagaaggaatatGAGCATGAGATGGAGCGACTGGCACGGGAGAAGATCGCTACGCAGCAGCGGTTGGCAGAGCTCAAACATGAGCTGAGCCAGTGGATGGATGTGCTAGAGATTGACCGTGTGCTCCGGCAGACGGGCCAGCCCGAGGACGACCAGGCTTCCACCTCTACTGCCTCTGGTGAGCCCCACCCCTCAAATGCCAGACTTCCTGGCCAGGCCTTTGCCTGCTGGAAAAAGTGCCCTCTTACCCTAGACCCATAATATCCCCAGACCCCAGGGACatctgtttctccagcctcttGTTACCAAGCCCTTCTGACCTGTCTGTGTCCTCATGTCCCCCACAGAGGGTGAGGACAACATAGACGAGGATATGGAGGAGGACCAGGCCGGCCTGGGCCTACCTAAGCTGAGCCATCGCCCCCACCCGGAGCTGCCGAAGCCACCACCCAGCACCGCCCCTGcgcctctgcctccccacccacacccccactCCCAGCCTGTGGCCCTGTCTCCTGCTCACCTCCCTGGGCAGCAGCCGCCGCCACAGCAGAAGACACCTTTACCGGCTCCGCCTCCCCCATCAGCTGCCCCTGCCCAAACGCTGGTGCCCGCTCCAGCTCATTTGGTGGCTGCGGCTGGGGGAGGCTCCACAGTCATTGCCCACACAGCCACCACCCACGCTTCAGTCATCCAGACTGTGAACCACGTTCTCCAGGGGCCAGGCGGCAAACACATCGCCCACATTGCCCcctcagcccccagccctgctgtGCAGCTGGCACCTGCCACTCCCCCCATTGGCCACATCACAGTGCACCCTGCCACCCTTAACCACGTGGCCCACCTTGGTTCCCAGCTTCCCCTATACCCGCAGCCTGTGGCAGTGAGCCAGCCCGTGGCGGTGAGCCACATTGCCCACACCCTCTCACACCAGCAAGTGAATGGCACAGCCGGGCTGGGACCCCCCACCACCGTCATGGCAAAGCCAGCCGTGGGGGCTCAGGTGGTACACCACCCCCAGCTGGTGGGCCAGACAGTGCTCAACCCTGTGACCATGGTCACAATGCCCTCCTTCCCAGTcagcacactcaagctggcttgAGGATGAGGCCACTCAGAGGCCCCCAGTGGGGGCAAGGAGGGGGACCTGTCCCCGCACTCTCCCACCAGCTCCACACATTCCAGCCCAGGCCCACCCTACCCACACCCACCCCCAGGCCTCCTAGGGGAAGGGGGTGCAGAGACTCTgagccaggggagggagggaccacCCCAGGGAGCTGGACACAGGCAGGGGTTAACCCACTGCACTAGGACTTGATAAAGTGATGAGAGATGCTCTGGTGGACATGCTGCCTTCTCGGCCTGGTGCCATTCCCGCCTCCCCATCCTGTATCCTGAAACCAGTTCAGTGTGGACTTTGtgttctccatcttctccctcccctgctgccttcctgtgctgctgctgctgctgctattgcTCTGTCTGGTGACGTGGCTGAGCATCCGGACCCACCCTCCCAAGCCTCAGCCTTCTCTTCCCAGGCTTTTGGAGAGGAACGGGGGGAGCTGAACTAAAGTAACTTAGCCTAGAAAGTTGGGGACCGCTGTGGACACCCTGCTCTGAGGACAGGTTCAAGTCCCAGGAAGTGGCTGGTCTGCAGTCCTATCCAGACAGGTAGGTAGGGCTTTCCAACCCAGTTGCAGTTACTGTGATTCCTTACAGCAGAAACTGGATGATTTTCTACCAACAGTAAACCAAACCCAAGCTGTTGCCAAGCTTCTGAGCGTCTCACACCCCTTACTACTGGGCTCCTGACCTCAAAAGGGCAGGCTGATGGTGGGGTGGGAAAGGAGGGGCTTGGCTGTCCCCCATCAGTCCCCGATACTCCCCAGCCTGGGTCTGGACTCCTGTTCCCATCCCTGGGCATGGCTTTGGCTTCCAGAATGCATTCACTCCGATTCCCTGGGCTCTGCTCCTTGTTTTACACTCCCCTGGGGGATGGGTGTATGGGGTGCCACCTGGGAGACAGGGACTAGCATCTGGTTTGGGTTCCAGGAGCCTGAAGCCACACTGTTGAGTCAATCAGGAAGTTAAAATCCAGGGGTTCCACGAGAGCCCCCAACCCTTTCCCAAGCAGGCCCTAGGGTCCTGGAGAGGGCATGGCCACAGGAGGACTGCAGCTTTGCCCCAGCTTCTCTGTCTCTAGCATCATCTCTTTCCCCTGAGTGTCTCCCTTTCTCCAGTGGGCTTTCCTTGGTGGGGGCTACTGTGTGCACTGCTTTCCTCTGAGGAAAGGCCCCTTACTTGAGCCAAGTGCAGGGCTGAACTAGGGTGCAGAGGAGTGAGGGGATGCTGTTTTCCCTGCCTCTGCCTTGGCAGACCTTGGCTGCTCTTTTTATGTGGGTATTTATTACAAGTGGCCTTGTGTCAGACACAATTACACTCGTACACACTTGGCTCCCCACCTGCTCACACTCACCAATGGCCTTTCAGTGTTGGAGGAGGAAGAGTGTCCCTAGTTGTGAAGTTTGCACTGacaggctggggggtggggaagtaTTGGGGCCCAGGATCCTCCGGAGTGGCCCCAGCAGAGGTCTTGACTAGATCTAGATGCCTAAGAACTCCCTTTCAGCTCCTGGTCCTGGAGACCTCCCAGGGGACATAATTCTTCTTATTTGTCTCCTGTGGGTGGGGAAAGGAAAGGCCTATCAGACGCCTTAGAGACCTCCCAGAGGGAGCCCACACTGCCCTGCAGCCCCACACAGCGCCCACCTCACAAGCTTGCTGCCTTCCTGCACTTGCAGCCACTACCACCATCCTGGTTCTCCGGGGAGCCAGTTTGACGCCTCCCAGTGTGATTAcagtgggaagagggagaagggcaggcctggcaaccagggaacagTCAGAAACAAACTGATGAACGGCCTCTCAGCTCCCTTCACCTCCCTGCATCCTGAGGCCGGTCCAGAGTTAAAACTTGTGTCAGCCAGTTGCCCCTTGGGCCTGCACAGATACCTCATCCGCCTGCTGCCcatgcccctccccgcccccagccctgggGGCTCTGAATCTAGTGCCGAATGACTATGTCCAGATTGGTGAAGATGggtgttgttgctgtttttgttgtttgtgaatGCTGTGATGTGTGCCCAAGAGGGCAGCCGCCGCCCAGCCTTTCTTTGGGcatcttccctctgagagctacCAGGACCACATCTGTCCTCACCCTGTGGGAccgcctgcccctcccctccctcctagcCCTTCCAGCCTGGGggacgcgcacacacacacacatcttaccTCTCATGCGTGTTTTACTTTTTGATGTTCAGAGTGGCTCACTGGCTGGGAATCTTTACCtcggggagagggggaggttggTTCCTTGGGGGGCCAAAGAAGGGCAGGGAATGCCTGGAGGGAAATGGGGAGTCACCAGGACCCCTGTTCTCTCTAGGAACAgctgcttctcccccatcccagggtcccacccccaaccccaaagAGGTGGCCCTTGTTTACAGTGAGGACTCGGTCACTGTGTCTCCGTTTCCTGAACTATAAA
The DNA window shown above is from Saccopteryx bilineata isolate mSacBil1 chromosome 2, mSacBil1_pri_phased_curated, whole genome shotgun sequence and carries:
- the MNT gene encoding max-binding protein MNT isoform X1 encodes the protein MSIETLLEAARFLEWQAQQQQRAREEQERLRLEREQEQKKASSLARLAHALPVEEPRIEAPPLPLSPPAPPPAPPPPLATPTPLTVIPIPVVTNSPQPLPPPPSLPPVAQPLPLAPRQPALGSTQGLSIKDSAPLPARPQVPTTPAPLLSDSKPTGSPKPLQPLPTPILTIAPHPGVQPQLASQQPPPPTLGTLKLAPAEEVKSSEQKKRPGGIGTREVHNKLEKNRRAHLKECFETLKRNIPNVDDKKTSNLSVLRTALRYIQSVQSLKHWAFLGRVMAQGAGVVSSSPHQSGPPGHCRPAPVDQSLKRKEKEYEHEMERLAREKIATQQRLAELKHELSQWMDVLEIDRVLRQTGQPEDDQASTSTASEGEDNIDEDMEEDQAGLGLPKLSHRPHPELPKPPPSTAPAPLPPHPHPHSQPVALSPAHLPGQQPPPQQKTPLPAPPPPSAAPAQTLVPAPAHLVAAAGGGSTVIAHTATTHASVIQTVNHVLQGPGGKHIAHIAPSAPSPAVQLAPATPPIGHITVHPATLNHVAHLGSQLPLYPQPVAVSQPVAVSHIAHTLSHQQVNGTAGLGPPTTVMAKPAVGAQVVHHPQLVGQTVLNPVTMVTMPSFPVSTLKLA
- the MNT gene encoding max-binding protein MNT isoform X2 — its product is MSIETLLEAARFLEWQAQQQQRAREEQERLRLEREQEQKKASSLARLAHALPVEEPRIEAPPLPLSPPAPPPAPPPPLATPTPLTVIPIPVVTNSPQPLPPPPSLPPVAQPLPLAPRQPALGSTQGLSIKDSAPLPARPQVPTTPAPLLSDSKPTGSPKPLQPLPTPILTIAPHPGVQPQLASQQPPPPTLGTLKLAPAEEVKSSEQKKRPGGIGTREVHNKLEKNRRAHLKECFETLKRNIPNVDDKKTSNLSVLRTALRYIQSLKRKEKEYEHEMERLAREKIATQQRLAELKHELSQWMDVLEIDRVLRQTGQPEDDQASTSTASEGEDNIDEDMEEDQAGLGLPKLSHRPHPELPKPPPSTAPAPLPPHPHPHSQPVALSPAHLPGQQPPPQQKTPLPAPPPPSAAPAQTLVPAPAHLVAAAGGGSTVIAHTATTHASVIQTVNHVLQGPGGKHIAHIAPSAPSPAVQLAPATPPIGHITVHPATLNHVAHLGSQLPLYPQPVAVSQPVAVSHIAHTLSHQQVNGTAGLGPPTTVMAKPAVGAQVVHHPQLVGQTVLNPVTMVTMPSFPVSTLKLA